From the Streptococcus sanguinis genome, the window AGAGGGCTTTCACCGGTACCAGAAGGGCGTATATCCTTGGTTACAGGCAAGACAAGTGGCAGTTCATTTTCAGGGACAGCTGTTGAAGTCCCGTCTTCCCAATGAATGATTGGAATCGGCTCACCCCAGTAACGCTGACGGCTAAAGAGCCAGTCGCGCAGACGATAGGTGACTTTTTCATTTCCGACACCTTCTGCTTCCAGCCAAGCAACCATCTTTTCGATAGCGGCAGCCTTGTCTAAGCCATCTAGGAAGCCAGAGTTAATATGCGGACCATCTTCTGTGTAAGCAGCGTCAGCAACATTGCCCCCCTCTAAAACAGGAATAATCTCCAAATTAAATTGCTTAGCAAACTCCCAGTCGCGCTCGTCATGCGCAGGAACGGCCATGATAGCACCTGTTCCGTAGCTTGCAAGCACATAGTCGGCAATCCAGATTGGGATTTCCTTGCCATTGACAGGATTGATGGCATAAGCTCCTGTCCAGACACCAGTCTTATCCTTAGCCAAATCAGTCCGAGCAAGGTCAGATTTGAGGCTGGCTGCGTGTTTGTAGTCTGCTACTGCTTGGGCTTGTTCTGCACTTGTAATAGCATCAACGAGAGCATGCTCTGGAGCCAAAACAGCATAGGTCGCTCCAAAAAGGGTATCCGGACGAGTCGTAAAGACGGTGAAGTCCTTATCTGTATCCTTGATCTTGAAGGTTACATTGGCACCGGTTGACTTGCCGATCCAGTTGCGCTGCATATCCTTGATAGACTCAGGCCAATCCAGCTCCTCTAAGTCATTGAGCAGACGTTCTGCATAGGCTGTGATTTTCAGCATCCATTGACGCATAGGCTTGCGGACAACTGGATAGCCGCCGCGCTCAGATGTCCCGTCTGGCAGAACTTCCTCATTGGCAATAGCCGTTCCCAGCTCTTCAACCCAGTTTACTGGCACTTCTGCTTCATAAGCTAGGCCTTTTTCGTAAAGCTTTGTGAAAATCCACTGGGTCCACTTGTAGTAGTTAGGGTCAGTTGTATTGATTTCTCGGTCCCAGTCATACGAAAATCCTAGAGCATTGATTTGACGCTTAAAATTGGCAATATTTTCTGCTGTAAAGTCAGCCGGGTCATTGCCTGTATCCATGGCGTATTGCTCAGCCGGCAGACCAAAGGCATCCCAGCCCATAGGATGCAGGACATTATAGCCCCGAGCCCGCTTGTAGCGGCTGAGGATATCTGTCGCTGTGTAGCCCTCCGGATGCCCTACATGGAGTCCCGCTCCTGATGGATAAGGAAACATGTCCAGCGCATAAAAGTTAGGCTTGTCCTTGTCCGTACCTGTCTTAAATGTATGGTGCTCTGCCCAATATTTCTGCCACTTGGGTTCGATTTCTTTGTGATTATAATAAGCCATTCTTTTCTCCATTTTTTGTACTGTTTCTATTATACCATTTTCAAGGGATTTTGAAAGATGGAATCCAGTTTTCACTGACAAAAACTATAACTCACTTCTAAAGAGTTAATCTCTGATTGACCTCTAAAATTAAAAGTTGTATAATTCTGACCGGAGGAATAATCATGAATTTACAAACTATTTTCACTTATATTTTCTTTGTTATTTTTATTAGCACAGAAATGTGGATTAAAAATAAAACTAAGTCAAACAATGTAAACGACTCTGCAGATAAAGGGAGCCGCTACATCATTATCGGCAGTGTTATCAGCTGCTTATTTTTGATAAACGGACAATTTCTCGACTTTGTCCCCCACTTACCCAGCCTCACTATCTATCTTGGAATTCTCATCTCTCTAGCAGGGTTCGTATTGCGGTTCTATGCAGTCAATTATCTCGGAAAAAACTTCACACTGGCCGTTCAAACAACCGATAGTCAACAATTAGTAGACCATGGCCCTTATTCTATTGTAAGAAATCCTGCCTATACTGGCAGTATCTTGTCTATCCTTGGCCTATCGATTACCTCATTAAATCCTCTTACAATCATTATCAGTCTTATTTTACTCGTGTTAGGATATAGCATTCGACTTAGAGTAGAAGAAAAAGCTTTAGGCAATCACTTTGGGAAAAATTACGAAGCTTATTGCCAAAAGGTTAGATACCGAGTTTTTCCTTACATCTGGTAATCTCACCAAAAAACAAGCCACATTGTCAACCCTACGGTTGAAAGGTGGCTTGTTTTGTATTTTGCTTTTATTTATCCAAATCCCTGACATATTGGTCGACTGCTAGGATGGCACCTGCAATGTCAGAAGCTGAAATCTCAAATGGCATCTGATGGATGGTTTCGCCCTCAATCGTCGCTTGCTGACCAACTTTGAGCAAATCTTCATAGCTGGCATTTTCTAAATGCATTTCTTTCAGAGTTGTCGGCATACCAATCTTTTGATAGAAGCGAATATATTTTTCCAATTCTTCTTTAGGTCGGTTTTCTAAT encodes:
- the leuS gene encoding leucine--tRNA ligase — its product is MAYYNHKEIEPKWQKYWAEHHTFKTGTDKDKPNFYALDMFPYPSGAGLHVGHPEGYTATDILSRYKRARGYNVLHPMGWDAFGLPAEQYAMDTGNDPADFTAENIANFKRQINALGFSYDWDREINTTDPNYYKWTQWIFTKLYEKGLAYEAEVPVNWVEELGTAIANEEVLPDGTSERGGYPVVRKPMRQWMLKITAYAERLLNDLEELDWPESIKDMQRNWIGKSTGANVTFKIKDTDKDFTVFTTRPDTLFGATYAVLAPEHALVDAITSAEQAQAVADYKHAASLKSDLARTDLAKDKTGVWTGAYAINPVNGKEIPIWIADYVLASYGTGAIMAVPAHDERDWEFAKQFNLEIIPVLEGGNVADAAYTEDGPHINSGFLDGLDKAAAIEKMVAWLEAEGVGNEKVTYRLRDWLFSRQRYWGEPIPIIHWEDGTSTAVPENELPLVLPVTKDIRPSGTGESPLANLTDWLEVTREDGVKGRRETNTMPQWAGSSWYYLRYIDPHNNEKLADEDLLRAWLPVDIYIGGAEHAVLHLLYARFWHKFLYDIGVVPTKEPFQKLFNQGMILGTSYRDSRGALVATDKVEKRDGSFFNIETGEELEQAPAKMSKSLKNVVNPDDVVEQYGADTLRVYEMFMGPLDASIAWSEEGLEGSRKFLDRVYRLLNSKELVTENSGALDKVYHETVKSVTEQIEELKFNTAIAQLMIFVNAANKEEKLYVEYAKGFIQLLAPFAPHLAEELWQAVAQTGESISYVIWPTYDESKLVEAEVEIVVQIKGKVRAKLVVAKDLSREELQEIALADEKIKSEIADKEVVKVISVPNKLVNIVVK
- a CDS encoding methyltransferase family protein, translating into MNLQTIFTYIFFVIFISTEMWIKNKTKSNNVNDSADKGSRYIIIGSVISCLFLINGQFLDFVPHLPSLTIYLGILISLAGFVLRFYAVNYLGKNFTLAVQTTDSQQLVDHGPYSIVRNPAYTGSILSILGLSITSLNPLTIIISLILLVLGYSIRLRVEEKALGNHFGKNYEAYCQKVRYRVFPYIW